From the genome of Treponema peruense:
ATATGGTTTATAAAACAATGGTTGTACTTGTTATAATGGCAATTTATCCGACAGTAACTCTTAAAATACTAAATTTGTCTACACAACTGGGAGTAGAAGCTTCCGGTGGATATGAAGCTGTTATGACATCTTTTAGCAAGATGGCCGAAAATACAAAAGAAATTTGGGAATCTGGTTCCAAAGAATTTGTTGAAATATTAAAAACTGGTGCAAAAGATGAAAATGGGAAAACAATAATTTCTGAAGATTTATTAAAAACTTTTGAAGATATTGGAATGACTACAGATGAAGCAAAACAATGGGCTACAAAACACAATCTTGAATTTGGAGATTCTGGAGCAAGTGGCATTTGGTTTTGGAAAAATGACCAGGCAAAAAGAGAAAGTAATGCAAAAAAAGCTCTGAATGATAAACAGAAAAAGAAAAAGATGAAACAGAGTCTTGCAATAATTAGGGCGATGTCTCAATTATTGACTGGTACGCCTGATACCTACCTTGTAGATGAAGGAGGAGAAGAGTATATTTCAGCTATTGACTTAATGAACATGGGAAATGAACAGCTGAATAAGATTTTCTATAATCCTTTCATTGAAGGAACAAAAAGACTTTCGACAAGCGCAATGATAAAAACTGCAATTGTAATTGCAACAATAGCTTCTGAAGGTTCACTTGCATCAATCAATGATAATTTTGATGAGGAAAATAATCCATCAATGAAAGATGTTTCTGAAAGTGATACAACAACATTTATTGGCTGGCTAGCAGGTTTATTCAAATCTTTCGTTTACAAGATGTCGATGGTTCTTGCAATGATTTTCATAATGCTAGAATATGTAATTTGTGTTATTGAATACTTAATTGTAGCTGCGGTTTCCTGTATTTTAATTCCTTTGTTCTTTATTGATGCAACAAAACAGTTTGCAACAAATATATTAAAAATGTTTTTGGCATATTTTACAAAAATACTTGTGACTACAATGATGTGCTTCTTCACGGTTTCTATGTATATTGAACTAGGTGCAGAATTCTGTAAAAAAACTGACTTATCATCAATTTCTACAGTAATTGTTTATGTTTTTACAATCGCATTGGGTATATTTTTATGTAAAAATTCTGGACGAATTGCAAGTGCTGTAATTTCAGGAAACCCTTCTCTTGGAATGGGCGACCTTGCACGAGAAATAAGAGGAGGACTACACTCTATGCACCATGCAGGACAAATGTTAGATAGAGGTTTTGACAAAGCAGCAAAAACAGCTCAAACTATTGGAAAAAGAGGTGCAGAAATTAATGCAAACCGTGAGGCAGCTGATTTCAGTGCAGGTAAAGCTGCAAGAGCTGCCCGTAATGATATTATACAGAAGGGTAAGAGTGGTGAGTTTGCCTCTGTAAATCCGACTGACCTTAACAGTAACGATCTTGCTGTAAGACAGGCAGCAAGAGACGGTCTTGCAAAACAGGCTAATGAAGCTGGAAAAAGAGCTTATGGTAGTGCTATGAAGGCAAGCATGGGTGAATTTGCCAAGGACAAGATGTTCGGAGCTTTGACTGGCGGTATGGTTCGTAATGGCGGACAAGGTAATTCTTCTTTCGGAAGACTTATTATCGGTCAGGAATTTCAAGATAAAGATGGTAAATGGAAAAAAGCTTCTTTTCAGGATGTTCAGGAAAGAAATGAAGAGCTTAGAAAACTTGCAGGTAACAAAACTGTAAGCCAATATCTAAAAGAAAAGGAAGAAGAAGGTAAACGTAATATTCGTGAAAAAGACAAAGACTGGCCAGAAGTAGGTTTGTAAATAATAAAGGGCTGCATTTGAAGTGCAGCCCTTTTTAGTTATCTTGAATAACCGTAGTCTGGTTCCTTTGATTTTGGTCGTTTCATTAAGATTTTACCATCACCATTTTCGTTTGATAAAGTACCTGTAACTTCCCAACCTTCTTTACCGAGATTATTTAATTGATTGTCAAAAGACCAATCTCCATTTTTTCCAAGCTCTTGAATGTGACGGGATGAAACAGTTTTATATTCCCACTGAGTCAATTCTTCGCTCATCTTTTTTCCTCCGGTTTTTAGTTTTTGCTCCAGTTCTGCGTTTTTGGCTCGTTCGGCATTAAGGGCTTGTTGAAGCTCGCTGTTTTTCCTGATAATTTCAGATTGCCCAAGTTCCTGAAGGGATTTTTGCTTTAGCTCTTCAAGTTCTTTTTTCAAGGCCTTGTTCTCGTTATCAAGCAGCTTGATTTCTGCAGAATGATTGTTCAAATCCAATGTTTTTTGCATCTGTATCTTTTCCCAGATATTGTGCATTACGCCAAAAAAATCATAGCCTGCTTTTTCGGCAAGCTTTTCAATCTTTTTGTCATATAAAAACATCATGGCAAAGTCTGCATCTGAGTCAGTGTTAAGCTCATAATCTGTCCGACACTTTTCAAGCCAGCGTTTTAACACTGAAATAAAAGCATCGTCATCTCTTGAAGCCTTGCTCTGAATCAGACTGAACAATTCTTGGTCTGCATAGCCTTTAAGCCTTTTTGCCATAGTATTTTAGTTTATCCTTCTTAATATAAATTTATAGCAGCAAATTCCTGTTGTCAAGTGCTTGACGGGGTATTATAGTAAATAAAATATATTTTTTTTGTTTATTATATTTGACATTTTAAGCATTTTTGTTTTATTATATAGACATTATGAGTAAGAGAGTAACGGTTATTATGCCACAGGTACAAAAAATTCTTTCTCAAATGGGCGATCAGATAAAACTTGCAAGGCTCAGACGAAAACTGTCTGCAGAAGTTGTATCAGAAAGAGCCGGAATAAGCCGTGCAACTTTATGGCAGATAGAAAACGGTTCTTCATCTGTTTCCATCGGAAGTTACGCATCTGTATTGACAGCCCTGGCCCTGCAGAATGACCTGCTACTCATTGCAAAAGATGATGTTCTTGGAAGAACATATCAGGATTTAAATCTGAAAGTAAGAAAAAGAACTTCAAAAACTTTTGTAAAAAAAACTTCTGAAGAAAACAAGTCCTTTAATATTATGGAGTATCTTCAGGAATATAAAAATGATGAAGAGTAAGAATGTTTGAAACCGAAAGAAAGATAATCGTGGAAGCTGCATGGATAAAAGATTCTCCTGTAATCGGAACTCTGTTCTGCAATATTGCAAGGGGGAATCAGATTTATTCCTTTGAATTTTCAGAACAGTGGCTTGAAAAATATTCTGAAATTGTTCTTGACCCTGATTTATTGCCTTACAGAGGAAGGCAATATTTGTCAAACTCCAAACCTATATTCGGTATTTTTGCAGACTGTTCTCCTGACCGCTGGGGAAGAAAACTCATGCAGAGAAGGGAAGCAATCTATGCAAGAGAGCAAAACAGAAGCATAAAGACTTTATATGAAATAGACTTTCTACTTGGCGTTCATGATGAGTCAAGAAATGGGGCAATAAGATTTAAGGATGACATTACAAAAAAATATTATTCTGATGAATCTTATCTTTCAACACCACCTTTTACTTCCCTTAGAGAACTACAGCAGCTTTCCCTTGATTTTGAAAATAACAAAGACCCTTATTCAAGAAAATGGATAGAACAGCTTGTATCTCCAGGCTCTTCGCTTGGAGGGGCAAGACCAAAAGCTACAGTAAAAGATACTGATGGTTCTTTATGGCTTGCAAAATTCAGTGCAAAAAATGATGAAATTCATGAATGTGCATGGGAAAAAGTTATTAATGACTTAGCGGTTTTAAGTGGCCTGAATGTTACTGAAACTAAGTTTATGAAATTTGACGATAAGAAAGGATGTTTTCTTTCAAGACGTTTTGACAGGGAAAAAGAAAAACGTATTCATTATTCTTCCGCAATGACACAACTTGGAAAAGTTGATGGCGAAACTGCAAGTTATCTTGATATTGCTCAGTTCATAAAGCAGAACAGTATGTTCCCTGATCGAGATTTAAAAGAATTATGGTCCAGGATAGCATTTAACATTGCTGTTTCCAATACAGATGACCATTTAAGAAATCACGGATTTTTATTGAAAAATAACAGGTGGGAACTGTCTCCGGTTTTTGATATTACACCGAACCAATATAGAAATGAAATGTCTCTCAATATTACAGAAGATGATAATTCAAAATCATTGGATTTGTTAATGAAAACAGCAAAATACTATAATTTAAGTCTTGAAGAATCGAAAAAAATTGCAATAAATATTTTTAAGACAGTTCAGAATAACTGGACTTCATTAGCCAGAAAATATGAAATCCCTGCGAGTGAAATAGAACTTATGAATGTCTGCTTTAACGACAGAAAAATCATTCCTCAAAAAACAAAAACTGCTGAAATTAAGGGAAAAAACATTTTTCCTTCGTTAGAACAGAAACATCCTGGTAGAGCTGATTAAAATTTTTAATCAGAAATAGAAACTCCTGTTTTTGTCCTATTCTTTTTATAAGTTAGATTTACATCACCCATAACTTTTTGAACCATTTCAATTTCATCTTTTGGTTTTAAGATTTTTAAATAATTGTCTAAAACTCTCTTATGCCTATTATCTTTTGAAGTCATTTGTGTAAGTGCATAAGATATTTTATCCAGTTCTTTTTCATGTTCTTCATCAGATGAAATCAGTCTTAAAAACTCTTTTACTATTTCATTCTTTCTGTATACAATGTTTCTTGACTGCTCAATTCTTGAGGAAAGGGTAGAAGCAAGTATTCTTCTTCTCTCGTCAGAAATCTTTTTATTTTCTGAAAGAAGTTTAGTGAAATATTCAGGAATATCATTAAGAGAATCAAAGTCAAGATTCTGTAATGCTATGATTGTTGAAAAGCGTTCCAGCTGTTTATATTGTCTTGTAAAAAATGGCTTTGCTTCTATATTTTTAGAATCCGTGAACTGCGGATATTTTAATTCTTCTGTTGAAACTTTATTGAACATAGAAGTTCCCGTGTCAAATATCGGGGAAAGCCCCAGCCATTCAAGAGTATTTGAATTGCGAAGAAAGCAGAAGTTACTGTAGTGCCTGTCTGTGTTTGCCATGATAAAATCAAGAAGAATCATTTTAGCGATGTCATTCTTTAATTTTTCTTCACTGCCTATTTTTAATGTCCTGCAGCAGCTTAATAAATGCTCAAAATCTGTCTGTTTTTTTTCCTGTTTTTGTGTATTGATGACATTCCATGCGCTTACAAGCTCAGTATTCTCATCAGTCAGATTACCGCATGAGCAGAAATAATCATTTCCGATTTTCACGATGTCGTAATCAATGTGAGGTATTTTTAATTTCCGGCATATTTCTGAAGCAAGGACTTCATTGAACGGTTCCTGTTCATAAGGGCCGCTGCCTCCTTTTATCAAAAGTCTTTTACCGTTTTCAATAATCCATTTTTTTAATAGCCAGCCGTCAGATGTGTTGTCAGGTGAGATAAAATTGATTTTCACATTCTTATTTTTACCGAAAAAAAGATTTCCAACATCTGGAGAAAAATCATTTGTATAAAAATTTACGTCTTTCCATTTCAAATGGCTGTTTTCAGGCTTTATCCAATACTGGTCTGAGAGGCTTAATCCCATAGATTTAATTATGAGTGAATTTAATGAAAGCCCTGCTATCTCAGAAAGAAACTTATCAAGGTTTTGCCTGGAAGAGGGTATGCAGCGGCCTTTCCACCATTCCCTGAATGCCGAAACTTTATTAACAGTTTTCTGTGATTTAAGAAATAATGGAACATGCTCATCATTATAAATTTCATTTATTGCATAAACTTCATCATTCAGAATTTCAAGATTGAGGACATTTATATCTTTGTGACAGAGAATGTAATTCATTTAATTCACTCCTATTTTATGAGTCAAAATGTAGTCATCAAGATATGAAACTGGATCAAACATATTTTTGCTTATTGAGTCAATTTCATTAGAAACAGATGTTTCCGAAAACAAAGGCAAAGACATTTTAAAAGGCAAGCCCTGTTCAATAACAACACGATTAAGAAAAAGCCTGACTGCTGAAGATAAATCCAGCCCCAGGTTGTTGAGAATTTCAGTTGCCTCTGTCTTCAATTTTTCGTCAATTCTAACCTGTACCTGATTTTTACTCATAACTCATCCTTGTAACTCGTTTGAATTACATTATAAATTTGAAATGCCATAAAATCAAGGTTAGTAAAGCTAAAATTTAAATTCTCTTGTTTATAATTTTTCTTGACAATATAAATAGATTATATTACACTTAAACCGACACGAAACCCCTCCTCGTGTATTTTTTTAGATTTTACTCATTGATATGAGTCTTATTATTTTTCTTGACCACACACCTTGAAAAATAAAAAAAAAGATTCAACGGACTTACTGTGTCCTGGTATTGGGTATTTGGAGAAATACATGGGATTACTTACTTTTTTTTCTGATGGAGATGCCTCACCAACTCCGTTCAATCAATTTAATAAGAAAAAGAAACAAGCCAAAAAAGTAAACGATGACGGAAGCTACAATATTGATATGGTAGCTGCTGCTGATACGATACAAGGGCTTTCTCAGAAGAATGCCCGAATGTGGCAGATTATAGCTTTGGTTTCTTTATCTTCTTTTATCATCTCTTTGTTCATCTGCTTTTATGCCGTCCGGCTTCCGAAAACTATCCCTGTTATCGTTACCGTTGATACAGACGGAAACGCAACTTATGTCGGAAAAGTAGACAAGTCTTCCTGGGGAAAGACAAGCATTCCTGAAATCCACAAAACATCACAGATTAAAAAACTTGTATCAAATATGTTTACCTGGGTAATCGACTACAATGCACAAAACCAGTATTTGCAGGAAGCTCAGAATATCTGCCAGGGCGCTGCCTTAAATCAGCTTGATACATTTATCCGTGCAAACAATCCTTTTGACTGGCTTGGTGTTAAGACTCAGACAGTAAGCTGTGAAGAGCCACTTAAACAGACAAACACTACTTATGTAATTTACTTTAACGTAAACACATACCAGAACGGTCATCTTACTCAGACAAGAAGGTTCTCGCTTCTTGCTACTATCGGATATTTTGAAGTTACAGAAAAAACTAAGGATTTGAATCCTTTGGGAGTATACATCACTTCTTTTGACCTTAAAGAAGTAATAAAAAATTAAAAAGAGGAGTATAAACGATGAAAAAAATAATTGTCGGAATTTTATTCATATCAGTTCTTTTTACAGCCTGTCAAAGTGTTGATTTTGAAAAAACAATGAGTACTGATATTGGAAAAGAAGGTTCAGAATTCAAAAATCGTGAAGCTGAAGAAAAAAACAATTATGACAAGGTTCAGGAATATCTTATCCAGGAAAGATTGAAGGAAATTGATATTCCAAAAACTGTTGTATATATTGAAAAACCTGTTTACTATCCGGCTACTGTTGCGTCAGACAGACCGACAAAAACTGGAAAAGAGGCCGCAAAAGAAAGCACAGCTCAATCCATTCAAGTGCCTAGTCAGTGGACTGGCGGTACTATGTATTATGACTTTGACAGTGATTTTACTTATGAAATTTACTGCCAGCCATACCGTGTCACAGACCTTCTGCTAGAGCCAGGTGAACAGGTTATTGAAATGCCGTTTTTGTCTGAGGAAAAAGTATGGGAAATCGGAGCAGGTGTGAGCCGTCAGAACGGTGTTGATACCCAGCACTTTTTCTTAAAGCCAGCTTATTCAGGTCTTACAACTTCTTTCATCATCATTACAGATAAAAGAGTCTATCACATGCTTTTGAAATCTTATAAAGACGTTTATATGACTCAGGTAAAATGGAAATATCCAAACACTATGCCATTTACAATCAAGACAGACGCTATGGAAAAAGTAAACAAAATGTCTAAGGAAACTACTGCCGTAGATCCGGCTTTCCTTTCTTTTGATTACAAGATGAGCTACTCTGTTTTCAAGAAACCTTACTGGCTTCCAACCCGTGTTTATGATGACGGAAAGCACACTTACATTGTAATGAATGAAACTGTCCTTCACATGACATCCCCTGTCGTATTCAACAACAAGAATGAGAGAATCAACTATTCAGTAAACAAAAACCTTATCGTCTTGAATGAGCTTATTGAAAAAGTAACATTAAGGGTAGGTAAGGAAAAAGTTACCATTAAAAAGAAAAATTACAAGGAACCTAAGCCTATAAAAGTTGAAGAAGTAGAAGATAAAATTAAGCTTGATGAAGACCCGGTTCTTCCTCCGGCAAATCCTAAAAAAGGATTCAGCTCAAGTTTGAACTCAAAGGTCTCAAAAGAAACAACGCTTCACTCATCTGACATCATTGTAGAATACAAAGAAAACAAAGATTCAGAATCTAAAGAAAATAGTGCAGGAGGAGAATAATGGGATTTTTTGACCGACACTACGAAAGCTATGACGAATGGTGCGAAACTCCGAGAGGAAAAGCTTTTAATGAAAAAATGAGACTTGCAGCTGAAGAAAATGCAAGGAAAAAAGAGGAATGGGAGCGTAACACTCTGCCAGAAAAAAAAGAGCAGGTAAAACTTTTTAAGATTATCATCGTGCCTCTTTTTCTAAGCTTTGCAGTCTCAGACTGGTGGGGCATGAAGCACTTTAAGTTTCCTTATGTTTTTGGTATTCAGCTTTTGATTGCCTTAATTGGCTTTATTTTGTTCAAGAAAAATCCCTTTAAAGTAAAATATCCGAACTGCTTTTTCATGGCTCCTGTGGCTCTTTTTATGTCTTTCATGTTTTCTTTCTATCTTTGTATTTCTGAATTCGGCTTAAAACAGGCGGTCTTGATTAAGCCGCCTGTGGAAGTTATAGAAACATCTGGAGATGCTTCTGAAAAATTTTCGGAAACTCCAGACCTTGCTTACTTGGAGAGCAGTGAAATAGACATTTCTGAACTCGATTTTTATAGCCGTGAATATTCACAATGGCTTATAGAAAATAACCACGAAACATCTGAAGAACTTGTTTCAGATTACAAAAAATTAAAGGATGAAAATGGACGATAAATTTAATAACGATGAAGATTTTCCTTCTGAATTTGAGCCTGAAAAAGATTCTTCTGCTTCTGAATACAATCCGTACAGCGGATTTTTAGACGATGATTCTGCAGGTTCTCAAGCTGAAGTAGAAGAAGAAACTTCAGAAAACACTGAAATTAAAAAAAAAGAAGTTCCCCATGAAGAAAAAGTAACTACTGAAGAAGACATTGAGCTTCCAGACTTTATGAATGAAGCTGCAAATGCAAATGAGACTCATAAAGAAGAAAAATACGCTGGGGAAAAGTTTTCTTCTGAAGAACAGAAAGACGACTTTGACCCGAAAGATTTCTCTGAAAACAAGGAAGAGGAATCTGCTTCTGAAAATAAAGAAAATTCTTCTGAAACTGCTTCCAGTGCATCGACTTCAAAAGAAGAAAATACTGAAATTGAAACTGGCGGAAAAACTGAAGACAAGGCAAAAGACTTAAAATTTGAGTCAAAGATTTCTGCAGGTGAAGCAGACCATGCTCCAAAGTCTAAACCTAAAGTTCTCAACAAAAAGTTTTTACTTTCTTCTATAATTATAACTCTGGGTCTCACTCTTGTTGTTACTTTTCTGATGCCTTCTAAAAAAAAGAATTCTAAGAAAAACGAGAAGCCTGTTGCTGAGCGTCATACTTCTACAGATTACGCATCTTTAGCATCAAGACCTCCTGAAGAGTCCCAGGAACATTATCAGGATGTAAGTGCTGCTCCAGAAGCTAAAAATAAAAAGAACGATGAAATCCCTCCTTTAATTCCTCCAAAAGATGAAAAGCTTCCTTACAATGCTAATACTGTGAATTACAATACGGGAAAAGGAGGTGGCGCTGGAGGTTCTACACTTGAAATTCCTGACACAAGAAATGACAGCCTTCAGGGAAAAAGTATTTCTGGAATTAAAGGTCTTACTTCAACCCAGCAAAGTTATTCAACAGATTACCAGCAGACAATCGCAAAAAATACTACTTCTTCTGGAAACTCTGGTGGCTACAGCCTTCCTTCAAAAGAAGAGTATATGAACAACGTTCTCGGAGCTTACAGCCAGGCATACGGAAACGCAACAAGTCAGAACAATGCCTACAGAGTTCAGAACGACCAGGACGGAAAGAACAGCTTCTTCAATAACGGACGGCAGGGAAGCAATGTAGGACAGGGTGAATGGCTCAACCTCAATACACTTTGGCAGGGAACAATCTTTGAAGCAGTTCTCACTTCAGAGCTTAACACGGATTTGCCTGGCGAAATTACGGCCCGTATTGCAAAGAACATTTATTCATCCCAGGACGGACGCTATCTTCTTATTCCTCAGAACTCTGTGGTTTACGGAACCTATAATTCAAGCATCTCTTATTCACAGAACCGTGTGCAGGTTGCCTGGCATACTCTGATCCGTCCAGACGGTTATCAGATTCAGCTTGGAAATATGAATGCAACAGATGCAAAAGGCGCTTCAGGTCTTAAAGGCTGGGTAAACGACCATCCGTTTGCTTATCTTAAAGCTATCGGTTTAATGAGCGTTTTCTCTATCGTAAATACAGAGTTTTCTAAGCAGCTGAATGGAACGCAAAATGAGTATGTACAGAACCTTCTTGCAAACTCTCAGAACGTAACTATGGAACTTGGCGACAAGCTGATTGACCGTGCTATGAATGTGCAGCCGACAATCAAGATTAAGTCTGGAACGAAAATCAACATAGTTGTAAACCAGAACTTAAACCTTCCGCCATGTGAAGATATTCCGGTAACTCAAGCATACCATAAACAAAGATAATGCAGGACTGGAATTATAACAAAGAATGGAAGCTTGATGATTGTACTCAGGCTTTTATAAATGCAAGACGTAATAACAGGAGGAAAAAGTTTATGAAGTTTTGTGAAAAATTAAAGAAAAGTTTTAAGAAAGAAAGTTATACAGATGAATCTGTATATAAGTTCAATTTAAGCATTCTTATAGCAAGCGTAGTGTTGTGCTGCTTTGGATGCGTTCTCTTTTTTTTACATTGATAGTGTAAAAAAAAACTATAAGTAGGCAGGTAGTAATATGAAAAATTATTTCAAATGTTTTTTTGCAGGTTTTACTGCATTAATTATTCTCACTTCTTGTTCGTTTTTTTCAGAGAGTATTGAACCAACTTCTGAAAATTATGATTCCAAAATTTCAGCCGTTAGGTTCAGCTCTACGGTTCTTAGCGTGACTGTAAAGGAAAGCGAGTATTTAAAGGTAAATCTTACTCCTTCAGCTGACCAGGGAAAATGTAATGTCCGCTGGGAATTTGACAGTGAATATATTAGTGCCAAAACAGATAATTTTGGCGCAATTATAACTGGGAAAAAATCCGGTACGACTTACATAAAAGCATCCTGTAACGGAATCGTTGCTACCTGTCTTATTTCTGTAATTTCAAACGGTTCAGAAGATACAGATAACCCTTACATTTATTCAAACTATTCTGTAGTACAGCTTCAGCCAGGCAATACTACAACCGTAATCACTTCTTTATATGGCGGAAGCATTTCTGATATGGAAGATTTTACATGGGAAATAAAAGACCCTTCTATTGCTTCCATTGCTTCTTCAAGAAACAACTGTGTTATTACTGCCATAAAGCCTGGCTCAACTCAGCTTGTCTGTCATCACCCGAACGCTGAGTATGATTACACTTTTGTAATTTATGTCTATACAGATAAACTTACAGAAACTTATATCACAACCGACTATAACGTTTTGACTGTAAATAAAAACGACACTACATCAAAAATGCTTACTGTAGACCTTGTAAATCCAATTAACGCTGCCTACAAAAACGGATTTACATGGAATTATGCCGATGAGCAGTCTAAAAGCATTATTTCAATGAGTGCCAACTTAAACAATGCAGAAATTGTTCCGATTAAAAACGGAATTGCAAATATTGTCGTAAGCCATGAAAATTCACAGTATGACCTTAATATAATTGTCCGTGTTTCAACTATTGTAAAAAACACTTATATTGAAGTCTCTTCTTCTACTGTAGTAGTGCAGGGAAGCGATGCTCCTTATTCTGTTTTTGCAAGCATTGCAAATTATGACGGTTATGCAGACCCGGAAGGTTTTGTCTGGGAAGTTCCTGAAAGCGCTCTTTCTCTTGCAGAATGTTCACACACAGGTAATACACTTCAAATCAAAGGAAAGAAAAACGGAATATTCAAGGTAAAGGTAAGCCATGAGCTTTCAGAATACTCAAGAAATATCCTTGTAATTTTACAGAACCAGATAGGCTCTGCAATTGATTCTTCAATGTACATTACTACCGACCAGAACTTTATTCAGACTCAGGTAGGCAGAAGTCCTACTACAGTAAATGTTCGTCTTATTGGCGGAATTGATGGTGAAGATAATATTGGAGATGATACTACAAACTTCAGCTGGTATATCAAAGGCGGAAGAAACAACGGTATCGTAGAAGTTCAGCAGGTTACAGGCATCGTAAAAGACGTAAAAGACTTGAACTCAAGAAGTGCCGTAACAAGCGGAGAGTCATGTCTGGCCCAGCTTGTAATAAATCCGCTTTCAAAAGGCGAGCTTACAATCGTAGTAACTCATCCTAGATGTCTTTATGACACTGAAATCCAGGTAAAGGTTTATTCTGAATCGGCTTTGGTAAATCCTAAAACCATTACTACAGATGAAAGCTTGATCCGCCTTTTAAATGGCGCGTCAAAAGAAGTTACTGCAACTTTGAGAAA
Proteins encoded in this window:
- a CDS encoding TrbI/VirB10 family protein, which codes for MDDKFNNDEDFPSEFEPEKDSSASEYNPYSGFLDDDSAGSQAEVEEETSENTEIKKKEVPHEEKVTTEEDIELPDFMNEAANANETHKEEKYAGEKFSSEEQKDDFDPKDFSENKEEESASENKENSSETASSASTSKEENTEIETGGKTEDKAKDLKFESKISAGEADHAPKSKPKVLNKKFLLSSIIITLGLTLVVTFLMPSKKKNSKKNEKPVAERHTSTDYASLASRPPEESQEHYQDVSAAPEAKNKKNDEIPPLIPPKDEKLPYNANTVNYNTGKGGGAGGSTLEIPDTRNDSLQGKSISGIKGLTSTQQSYSTDYQQTIAKNTTSSGNSGGYSLPSKEEYMNNVLGAYSQAYGNATSQNNAYRVQNDQDGKNSFFNNGRQGSNVGQGEWLNLNTLWQGTIFEAVLTSELNTDLPGEITARIAKNIYSSQDGRYLLIPQNSVVYGTYNSSISYSQNRVQVAWHTLIRPDGYQIQLGNMNATDAKGASGLKGWVNDHPFAYLKAIGLMSVFSIVNTEFSKQLNGTQNEYVQNLLANSQNVTMELGDKLIDRAMNVQPTIKIKSGTKINIVVNQNLNLPPCEDIPVTQAYHKQR